From a region of the Mycobacterium sp. SMC-8 genome:
- a CDS encoding PIG-L deacetylase family protein produces the protein MTTAQLDNTARLAACPLAEGGTAEQVWTSAGLSLPRLDLCDCAELVVVGAHPDDETLGFGGAVASLAEAGVPVQIVSSSDGGAAFPDASPLQRYRLEKTRRAELHSAANVLGVAPPISLGLPDGQLAQHEQRLSDLLTEILADRSPGTWCAATWRGDGHPDHEAVGRAAAVAAQRTGVTLVEYPVWMWHWALPDDRAVPWQRTYTVPLTPVASQRKLTAAQCFLSQFTPPSPGAEPVLPPYVLSRQLAVGEVVFR, from the coding sequence GTGACCACCGCCCAGCTGGACAACACCGCCAGGCTGGCCGCCTGCCCGCTCGCCGAAGGCGGTACCGCCGAACAGGTGTGGACTTCGGCCGGCTTGTCGCTGCCCCGGCTCGATCTGTGCGACTGCGCCGAACTGGTGGTCGTCGGCGCACACCCCGATGACGAGACCCTGGGATTCGGCGGGGCGGTGGCATCGCTGGCCGAAGCCGGTGTGCCGGTGCAGATCGTGTCGTCCAGCGATGGCGGCGCCGCGTTTCCGGATGCGTCACCGCTGCAGCGGTATCGGCTGGAGAAGACCCGCAGGGCCGAATTGCACAGCGCGGCAAATGTTCTCGGGGTAGCGCCGCCGATCAGTTTGGGGCTGCCCGACGGACAGCTCGCGCAGCACGAACAGCGGCTCTCCGATCTGCTCACCGAGATCCTGGCCGACCGGTCGCCGGGAACCTGGTGCGCCGCGACATGGCGGGGCGACGGGCACCCTGACCACGAAGCCGTCGGCCGGGCCGCCGCGGTGGCCGCGCAGCGCACCGGCGTCACGCTCGTCGAGTATCCGGTGTGGATGTGGCACTGGGCGCTGCCGGATGACCGGGCGGTGCCGTGGCAGCGCACCTACACCGTGCCCCTCACGCCGGTCGCGTCGCAACGCAAACTCACTGCCGCGCAGTGCTTTCTCAGTCAGTTCACGCCACCGTCGCCCGGCGCGGAGCCGGTGTTGCCGCCGTATGTCCTGTCGCGGCAGTTGGCGGTGGGGGAGGTGGTCTTCCGCTGA
- a CDS encoding acyl-CoA dehydrogenase, translating to MNAGLVRDWLAAGDLDLPLPGRGRTAQRWAQLTALAELDLTAARLAEAHTDAVAILAELCGDTPPPGQLWGVWAAESSEASLTAIVEGAQVLLEGTKTWCSGAGLCSHALVTARLPSGERGLYGVDLSGRGVRGLPGRWSNAGMAESDTRSVQFHGAPATPVGAPGEYLSRPGFWHGAVGVAACWLGGARAVAAALYDRVRGGRGDAHTAAHLGAVDAALSAAAATLTVTAAEVDADPADKAGRAELLARRARAVVETAVDETLTRTARALGPTPLCADPVHAQRVADLSVYVRQSHAERDLERLGALAGEAT from the coding sequence GACCTGCCGCTCCCCGGCCGCGGCCGCACCGCGCAACGGTGGGCGCAGCTCACCGCGCTCGCCGAACTCGACCTCACCGCAGCACGATTGGCCGAGGCCCACACTGACGCGGTCGCCATCCTGGCCGAACTCTGCGGAGATACGCCGCCGCCGGGGCAGCTGTGGGGGGTGTGGGCGGCCGAGTCCAGCGAGGCATCACTGACCGCCATCGTCGAGGGAGCCCAGGTGCTGCTCGAAGGCACCAAGACGTGGTGCTCCGGGGCGGGGTTGTGCTCACATGCGCTCGTCACCGCGAGACTGCCGTCAGGAGAGCGTGGCCTGTACGGGGTCGACCTGTCCGGCCGCGGGGTGCGGGGGCTGCCCGGCCGGTGGAGCAATGCGGGCATGGCCGAATCTGACACGCGCTCAGTGCAATTCCACGGCGCACCGGCCACCCCCGTCGGTGCACCCGGTGAGTACTTGAGCCGGCCCGGCTTCTGGCACGGTGCGGTCGGGGTGGCGGCGTGCTGGCTGGGCGGCGCCCGGGCCGTCGCCGCGGCGCTGTACGACCGGGTGCGTGGCGGCCGGGGCGACGCGCACACCGCGGCGCATCTGGGTGCGGTCGACGCCGCCCTGAGTGCTGCCGCGGCGACGCTGACGGTGACCGCGGCCGAAGTCGACGCCGATCCGGCCGACAAGGCCGGACGCGCGGAACTGCTGGCTCGCCGGGCGCGCGCCGTGGTGGAGACAGCCGTCGACGAGACCCTCACCCGCACCGCCCGCGCGCTCGGCCCGACGCCGTTGTGCGCGGACCCCGTGCACGCCCAGCGGGTGGCCGACCTGAGCGTCTACGTCCGGCAAAGTCACGCCGAACGCGATCTGGAGCGGTTGGGCGCGCTGGCCGGGGAGGCGACGTGA